The following proteins are encoded in a genomic region of Burkholderia gladioli:
- a CDS encoding LysR family transcriptional regulator produces the protein MDRMAAMETFVAVVEAGSFSAAARRLKLGQPAVSKSVAQLEAHLGARLLLRSTRGLTPTDAGQRFYEHARLAIEEADQAEQAVRESSAGLSGRLRVGAAVTFARLHVLPALKTFVDRHPDLQLDIILDDRAIDLLEEGVDVALRMGRLDDSSMTAHPIASSRRLVVATPEYLAEAGTPLTPAELSRHQAIVYSQRGGGESWSFRRDGTEVTVAVSGRVRVSAAEGMRTAVLAHMGLAVASEWMFGPELANGTVRAVLTDWALPPVDLWAVFPSGRLVTSKARAFVAFVEEVLAGEPVAPR, from the coding sequence ATGGACCGCATGGCAGCGATGGAAACCTTTGTGGCGGTGGTCGAGGCGGGCTCGTTCTCGGCCGCCGCGCGGCGCCTGAAGCTCGGGCAGCCCGCCGTCTCGAAGTCCGTCGCCCAGCTCGAGGCCCATCTGGGCGCGAGGCTGCTGCTGCGCTCGACGCGCGGCCTGACGCCGACCGACGCCGGCCAGCGTTTCTACGAACATGCGCGGCTCGCCATCGAGGAGGCCGACCAGGCCGAGCAGGCGGTGCGCGAATCGTCGGCGGGGCTGTCGGGCCGGCTGCGGGTGGGCGCCGCCGTGACCTTCGCGCGGCTGCACGTGCTGCCCGCGCTCAAGACCTTCGTCGACCGCCATCCCGACCTGCAGCTCGACATCATCCTCGACGACCGCGCGATCGACCTGCTGGAAGAAGGCGTGGACGTGGCGCTGCGCATGGGGCGGCTCGACGATTCCTCGATGACGGCGCATCCGATCGCCAGCAGCCGGCGGCTGGTGGTGGCCACGCCCGAGTACCTGGCCGAGGCCGGCACGCCGCTCACGCCGGCCGAGCTGAGCCGTCACCAGGCGATCGTCTACTCGCAGCGCGGCGGCGGCGAATCCTGGTCGTTCCGGCGCGACGGCACCGAGGTGACGGTGGCCGTGTCGGGGCGCGTGCGGGTTAGCGCGGCCGAGGGCATGCGCACCGCCGTGCTCGCCCACATGGGGCTGGCGGTGGCGTCGGAATGGATGTTCGGGCCCGAGCTGGCGAACGGCACCGTGCGCGCGGTGCTGACGGATTGGGCGCTGCCGCCGGTGGACCTCTGGGCGGTGTTTCCCTCGGGCCGGCTGGTGACCTCGAAGGCGCGGGCCTTCGTGGCCTTCGTCGAGGAAGTGCTGGCCGGCGAGCCGGTCGCGCCGCGCTGA
- a CDS encoding threonine/serine dehydratase, with amino-acid sequence MDMKRGAGRDQGLALYDPAPLGDWRARIAAAHARIAARVRRTPVLQLAAGSFGFDFDLALKLETCQHTGSYKPRGVFNRLLARGDVNGSRTVVAASGGNHGIAVAHAASTLGFAAQVFVPTLTPPEKLRQIRELGGEVMVSGANYGEALAASERHARETGALSIHAFDEPELIEGQGTVALELDQQAGAPDTVLVAAGGGSLLAGVCAWYAGTATRVIGVEPVTARAVGAALEAGEPVDVTVGGVAADSLGARRAGRHTFNVIAPRVARMLTVEDAEIVAAQRAFWRELRLVAEPGGATAFAALLSGRYVPARDERVAVIVCGANTDPARIRGEPAEARP; translated from the coding sequence GGCGGGACCAAGGTCTCGCCCTCTACGATCCGGCGCCGCTCGGCGACTGGCGCGCGCGCATCGCGGCCGCCCATGCGCGCATCGCCGCGCGCGTGCGGCGCACGCCGGTGCTGCAGTTGGCCGCCGGCAGCTTCGGCTTCGATTTCGACCTCGCGCTGAAGCTCGAGACCTGCCAGCACACCGGCTCCTACAAGCCGCGCGGCGTATTCAATCGCCTGCTCGCGCGCGGCGACGTGAACGGCTCGCGCACCGTGGTGGCGGCTTCGGGCGGCAACCACGGCATCGCGGTCGCGCATGCGGCCAGCACGCTCGGCTTTGCCGCCCAGGTGTTCGTGCCGACGCTGACGCCGCCGGAAAAGCTGCGGCAGATCCGCGAGCTCGGCGGCGAGGTGATGGTGAGCGGTGCCAACTACGGCGAGGCGCTGGCCGCCAGCGAGCGGCATGCGCGCGAGACCGGCGCGCTGTCCATCCACGCCTTCGACGAACCCGAGTTGATCGAGGGGCAGGGCACGGTCGCGCTCGAACTCGACCAGCAGGCCGGCGCGCCCGACACTGTGCTGGTTGCTGCGGGCGGCGGCAGCCTGCTGGCCGGCGTATGCGCCTGGTATGCCGGCACGGCCACCCGCGTGATCGGCGTCGAGCCGGTCACGGCGCGCGCGGTGGGTGCCGCGCTCGAGGCGGGTGAGCCGGTGGACGTGACGGTCGGCGGCGTGGCCGCCGATTCGCTCGGCGCGCGCCGCGCCGGCCGCCATACCTTCAATGTGATCGCGCCGCGCGTGGCGCGCATGCTGACGGTCGAGGATGCCGAGATCGTCGCCGCGCAGCGCGCCTTCTGGCGCGAGCTGCGGCTGGTGGCCGAGCCGGGCGGCGCGACCGCCTTCGCCGCGCTGCTGTCGGGACGCTACGTGCCGGCGCGCGACGAGCGCGTCGCCGTGATCGTCTGCGGCGCGAACACCGATCCCGCCAGGATTCGCGGCGAACCCGCCGAGGCACGGCCCTGA
- a CDS encoding NADH:flavin oxidoreductase/NADH oxidase: MTALFTPFRLKDVELRNRIAVPPMCQYSAVDGFVNDWHLAHYTSLARGGAGLVIVEATAVSPEGRITPGCTGLWDDAQITGLARIAAAIKAAGAVPGIQIAHAGRKASANRPWEGDDHIANDAPGGWQTISPSASAFGKHLPKVPQAMTHEDIARVRGDFAAAARRAREAGFEWLELHFAHGYLAQSFFSPHANQRSDEYGGDWTRRSRFLLETLADVRAAWPENLPLTARFGVIEYDGDDAATLDASIRLAGDLKRGGLDMLSVSVGFSTPDAQIPWGPGFLAPIAAQVKQATGLPVASAWGIDDPKVANRTVEQGQLDLVMVGRAHLADPHWPYFAAKKLGVERPSWVLPAPYAHWLERYAVATGD, translated from the coding sequence ATGACCGCTTTGTTTACCCCGTTCCGCCTGAAGGACGTCGAGCTGCGCAACCGCATCGCGGTGCCGCCGATGTGCCAGTACAGCGCCGTCGACGGCTTCGTCAACGACTGGCACCTGGCGCACTACACGAGCCTGGCGCGCGGCGGCGCCGGCCTGGTGATCGTCGAGGCCACCGCGGTGTCGCCGGAAGGCCGCATCACGCCGGGCTGCACGGGCCTCTGGGACGATGCGCAGATCACCGGGCTGGCGCGCATCGCAGCCGCGATCAAGGCGGCCGGCGCGGTGCCGGGCATCCAGATCGCGCATGCGGGCCGCAAGGCGAGCGCGAACCGTCCCTGGGAAGGCGACGACCATATCGCCAACGACGCGCCGGGCGGCTGGCAGACCATTTCGCCGTCGGCCTCGGCCTTCGGCAAGCACCTGCCGAAGGTGCCGCAGGCCATGACGCACGAGGACATCGCGCGCGTGCGCGGCGATTTCGCGGCCGCGGCGCGCCGGGCCCGCGAGGCGGGTTTCGAATGGCTGGAGCTGCACTTCGCGCATGGCTACCTGGCGCAGAGCTTCTTCTCGCCGCACGCGAACCAGCGCAGCGACGAATACGGCGGCGACTGGACGCGACGCAGCCGCTTCCTGCTGGAAACGCTGGCCGACGTGCGCGCGGCATGGCCGGAGAACCTGCCTCTGACGGCGCGCTTCGGCGTGATCGAATACGACGGCGACGATGCGGCCACGCTCGATGCGTCGATTCGCCTGGCGGGCGACCTGAAGCGCGGTGGGCTCGACATGCTGAGCGTCAGCGTGGGCTTCTCGACGCCCGACGCGCAGATTCCCTGGGGCCCGGGCTTCCTCGCGCCGATCGCGGCGCAGGTCAAGCAGGCAACCGGGCTGCCGGTCGCCTCGGCCTGGGGCATCGACGATCCGAAGGTGGCCAATCGCACCGTCGAACAAGGCCAGCTCGACCTGGTGATGGTCGGGCGCGCGCACCTGGCCGATCCGCACTGGCCGTATTTCGCGGCCAAGAAGCTGGGCGTGGAGCGGCCCTCGTGGGTACTGCCGGCGCCGTATGCGCATTGGCTGGAGCGTTACGCGGTGGCGACGGGGGATTGA
- a CDS encoding SDR family oxidoreductase: MSQRSFLVTGASKGIGLALSRRLARAGHRVVGLARGQAADFPGELISVDLGDAGATDAALRALLARQAFDGVVNNVGLVKPQRLGAVELATLDEVFSVNLHPAVQTVQALLPGMRERGWGRVVNVSSLTILGIAERTAYAAAKAALVSFARSWALELADTGITVNAVAPGPTETELFRANNPPGSEGERRYLSGVPMGRFGQADEIAAAIAFLLSEDAGFITGQTLFVDGGASIGRRAF; the protein is encoded by the coding sequence ATGTCACAACGCAGCTTCCTCGTCACCGGCGCCTCGAAGGGCATCGGCCTCGCGTTGAGCCGGCGCCTCGCGCGGGCCGGCCATCGCGTGGTCGGGCTGGCGCGCGGCCAGGCGGCCGATTTCCCCGGCGAACTGATCAGCGTCGATCTCGGCGACGCCGGCGCGACCGATGCCGCGCTGCGCGCGCTGCTCGCGCGCCAGGCCTTCGACGGCGTGGTCAACAACGTGGGGCTGGTGAAGCCGCAGCGGCTCGGCGCGGTCGAGCTCGCGACGCTCGACGAGGTGTTCTCGGTCAACCTGCATCCCGCCGTGCAGACCGTGCAGGCGCTGCTTCCGGGCATGCGCGAGCGCGGCTGGGGGCGGGTGGTCAACGTGTCGAGCCTGACGATCCTCGGCATCGCCGAGCGCACCGCCTACGCGGCGGCCAAGGCGGCCCTGGTCAGCTTCGCGCGCTCCTGGGCGCTCGAGTTGGCCGATACGGGCATCACCGTGAACGCGGTGGCGCCGGGGCCGACCGAGACGGAACTGTTCCGCGCCAACAACCCGCCCGGCAGCGAGGGCGAGCGCCGCTACCTGTCGGGCGTGCCGATGGGCCGCTTCGGCCAAGCCGACGAGATCGCGGCGGCGATCGCCTTCCTGCTGTCCGAGGATGCCGGCTTCATCACCGGCCAGACGCTGTTCGTCGACGGCGGCGCCTCGATCGGCCGGCGCGCGTTCTAG
- a CDS encoding DMT family transporter: MNARNFTLLLTLAALWGASFLFIRVGAPEFGPVPLMAVRILIAAVFLAIVLASRRGFHRMSGKLLPLFVIGVLNQALPFCLFAYAELTLPAGITSVINATTPLWAAIVAFLWIGDRLSGLRVAGLFIGFAGVLILVWKDLTGGGSFGAGAIAPLAVLGATLLYGISANATKKFLVGVDSLAIATGSMIGAAIVLLPFMFLYWPAHPVSALAWGSVIALGVACTGIAYIIYFHLISTAGPARAVSVTFLVPIFGLVWGSLFLGEAITPTMFLGCAVVILGTMLASGVLKLSVLTGKRSA; encoded by the coding sequence ATGAACGCCCGTAATTTCACGCTGTTGTTGACGCTCGCCGCCCTCTGGGGCGCCTCCTTCCTGTTCATTCGCGTCGGCGCGCCCGAGTTCGGGCCGGTGCCGCTGATGGCGGTGCGGATCCTGATCGCGGCGGTGTTCCTCGCGATCGTGCTGGCCTCCCGGCGCGGTTTCCACCGCATGTCCGGCAAGCTGCTGCCGCTGTTCGTGATCGGGGTGCTGAATCAGGCGCTGCCGTTCTGCCTGTTCGCCTATGCCGAGCTGACGCTGCCGGCCGGGATCACCTCGGTGATCAACGCGACCACGCCGCTGTGGGCCGCCATCGTCGCCTTCCTGTGGATCGGCGACCGCCTGAGCGGGCTGCGCGTGGCGGGCCTGTTCATCGGTTTCGCGGGGGTGCTGATCCTGGTCTGGAAGGACCTGACGGGCGGCGGCTCGTTCGGCGCCGGCGCGATTGCGCCGCTCGCCGTGCTCGGCGCGACCCTGTTGTACGGCATCTCGGCCAACGCCACCAAGAAATTCCTGGTCGGCGTCGATTCGCTGGCGATCGCCACCGGCAGCATGATCGGCGCGGCCATCGTGCTGCTGCCCTTCATGTTCCTGTACTGGCCCGCGCATCCCGTCTCGGCGCTGGCCTGGGGCTCGGTGATCGCGCTCGGCGTGGCCTGCACCGGCATCGCCTACATCATCTACTTCCACCTGATCTCGACCGCCGGGCCGGCGCGCGCGGTCTCGGTCACCTTCCTGGTGCCGATCTTCGGCCTGGTGTGGGGCTCGCTGTTCCTCGGCGAGGCGATCACGCCCACCATGTTCCTCGGCTGCGCGGTGGTGATCCTCGGCACCATGCTGGCGAGCGGCGTGCTCAAGCTGTCGGTGCTGACCGGCAAACGCTCGGCTTGA
- the gcvA gene encoding transcriptional regulator GcvA produces the protein MSSPNKYSALPSLRALRYFVSVGRHRSIKTAAEEIHVTPSAISQQIVKLEEELGVSLLQRSPRGIDITPHGIRYLQELQQVFDLILRATDRLRSNANHTDIVTVSCAHSFAMQWLVPRLSELARVAPGVDLRISTTNRYAAFVDDQIDFAVRHGAGRYQGLKSELLLDDPLYPICNPRLIEQAGPFQSFQDLGRVTLLHDERHKEWLAWLDRYQVGGVRGDRGTMFIDSNGVIHAALACHGVALARKSIIASELADGRLTILFDAPITPEYAYYLVYPEQTLDNPSARVFRQWLMEAVKNPRPAEQPVVQLSAAAD, from the coding sequence ATGTCGAGCCCGAACAAATACTCCGCGCTGCCGTCCTTGCGGGCCCTACGCTACTTCGTGAGCGTAGGCCGGCACCGCAGCATCAAGACGGCCGCCGAGGAAATCCACGTCACGCCCTCGGCGATCAGCCAGCAGATCGTCAAGCTCGAGGAAGAACTGGGCGTCAGCCTGCTGCAACGTTCGCCGCGCGGCATCGACATCACCCCGCACGGCATCCGCTACCTGCAGGAGCTGCAGCAGGTGTTCGACCTGATCCTGCGCGCCACGGACCGCCTGCGCAGCAACGCCAACCATACCGACATCGTCACGGTCAGCTGCGCGCACAGCTTCGCGATGCAATGGCTGGTGCCGCGCCTGTCGGAGCTCGCGCGCGTGGCGCCCGGCGTCGACCTGCGCATCAGCACCACCAACCGCTACGCGGCCTTCGTCGACGACCAGATCGATTTCGCGGTGCGCCACGGCGCGGGCCGCTACCAGGGCCTCAAGTCCGAGCTGCTGCTCGACGATCCGCTCTACCCGATCTGCAACCCGCGCCTGATCGAGCAGGCCGGGCCGTTCCAGTCCTTCCAGGACCTCGGCCGCGTCACCCTGCTGCACGACGAGCGGCACAAGGAATGGCTGGCCTGGCTCGACCGCTACCAGGTGGGCGGCGTGCGCGGCGATCGCGGCACCATGTTCATCGACTCGAACGGCGTGATCCACGCGGCGCTGGCCTGCCACGGCGTGGCGCTGGCCCGCAAGTCGATCATCGCCTCGGAGCTGGCCGACGGGCGCCTGACAATCCTGTTCGACGCACCGATCACCCCCGAATACGCCTACTACCTGGTCTACCCGGAGCAGACGCTCGACAACCCGAGCGCGCGCGTGTTCCGCCAATGGCTGATGGAAGCGGTGAAGAATCCGCGCCCCGCCGAGCAGCCGGTGGTCCAGCTCAGCGCCGCGGCCGACTGA
- a CDS encoding peroxiredoxin-like family protein — protein sequence MSLQQKLDAFKADFRAGKPPYNAPAEIHPIMERATAELIASGQAGRAVQAGDRAPQFTLRDQDGKLVSSADLLAQGPLVITFYRGVWCPYCNLELQALDAALPQLREYGARLVAISPQTPVNSRKSVRDNQLDFPVLSDPKGEVGAAFGLRFALPDYLVELYRKLKNDLPVTNDDPSWTLPMPARYVIGQDGVVLYSEVNPDYTRRPEPEDLFPVLERARAAR from the coding sequence ATGTCCCTGCAACAGAAACTCGACGCCTTCAAGGCAGACTTCCGCGCCGGCAAGCCGCCCTACAACGCGCCCGCGGAAATCCACCCGATCATGGAGCGCGCCACCGCCGAGCTGATCGCCAGCGGCCAGGCCGGCCGCGCGGTCCAGGCCGGCGATCGCGCGCCGCAATTCACGCTGCGCGACCAGGACGGCAAGCTGGTGTCCTCGGCCGACTTGCTGGCCCAGGGCCCGCTGGTCATCACCTTCTATCGCGGCGTCTGGTGCCCTTACTGCAACCTCGAGCTGCAGGCGCTCGACGCGGCGCTGCCGCAACTGCGCGAATACGGCGCGCGGCTGGTCGCGATCTCGCCGCAGACGCCGGTCAACAGCCGCAAGTCGGTGCGCGACAACCAGCTCGACTTCCCGGTGCTGAGCGACCCGAAGGGCGAGGTCGGCGCCGCCTTCGGCCTGCGCTTCGCACTGCCCGACTATCTCGTCGAGCTCTACAGGAAGCTGAAGAACGACCTGCCGGTGACCAACGACGATCCGTCATGGACGCTGCCGATGCCGGCGCGCTACGTGATCGGCCAGGATGGCGTGGTGCTCTACTCGGAGGTCAATCCCGACTACACGCGTCGTCCCGAGCCGGAAGACCTGTTCCCGGTGCTGGAACGCGCCCGCGCCGCACGCTAA
- a CDS encoding carboxymuconolactone decarboxylase family protein — translation MSHFPAYTIDTAPAASRATLEATKKAFGFLPNLQAHMAESPELLAGYSALWDLFSKSTLTPQEQQVVYLSANFENDCHYCMAGHSTLAKMVGMTPESIAALRAGTALPEAKLEALHRFATLVVRERGFVPEADVEAFLAAGYTRQNVLEVILGVATKVMSNYTNHVVHTEYDAFMKGNEWTKPAQAVAA, via the coding sequence ATGAGCCACTTCCCCGCCTACACCATCGACACCGCCCCGGCCGCTTCCAGGGCCACGCTCGAAGCCACGAAAAAGGCCTTCGGCTTCCTGCCTAACCTGCAGGCGCACATGGCCGAATCCCCCGAACTGCTGGCCGGCTATTCCGCGCTCTGGGACCTGTTCTCGAAGAGCACGCTGACGCCGCAGGAGCAGCAGGTGGTCTACCTCAGCGCGAACTTCGAGAACGACTGCCACTACTGCATGGCGGGCCACAGCACACTGGCGAAGATGGTCGGCATGACGCCCGAATCGATCGCCGCGCTGCGTGCCGGCACCGCCCTGCCCGAGGCGAAGCTGGAGGCGCTGCACCGCTTCGCCACGCTGGTGGTGCGCGAGCGCGGCTTCGTGCCCGAGGCCGACGTCGAAGCCTTCCTGGCCGCCGGCTACACGCGCCAGAACGTGCTCGAGGTGATCCTCGGCGTGGCCACCAAGGTGATGAGCAACTACACGAACCATGTGGTGCACACCGAATACGACGCCTTCATGAAGGGCAACGAGTGGACCAAGCCCGCCCAGGCCGTCGCCGCGTGA
- a CDS encoding AraC family transcriptional regulator has translation MKHYPTASRHLSDDRVADVRHVSVGGYRTEPHAHDEEYMFLLPRAGQLILNVESNAAPLRVAPKSFVVVPPHRLHDTHGYRPQQEHVAVYVARDFVAHCERKARRALSCARISVWSAPLPLLDAVRVAAGTGQAGGGGELAAYRAELAAQMAAAACVEAGLASAPLPPGSADAHRELVRDILAFLDATLDQPVGLDRIAYEFGLSRRTLTRIFRDTTGESVVDYQSRRRVEQARALLRAPNMTVVAAAAAVGLESPSYLARLFRKHGYAPPRRIKG, from the coding sequence ATGAAGCACTATCCCACCGCCTCCCGTCATCTCTCGGACGACCGCGTCGCCGACGTCCGGCACGTATCGGTCGGCGGCTATCGCACCGAGCCGCACGCGCACGACGAGGAATACATGTTCCTGCTGCCGCGCGCCGGCCAGTTGATCCTCAATGTCGAATCAAACGCGGCGCCGCTGCGCGTCGCGCCGAAATCCTTCGTGGTGGTCCCGCCGCATCGCCTGCACGACACCCACGGCTACCGGCCCCAGCAGGAACACGTGGCGGTCTACGTGGCCCGCGATTTCGTGGCCCATTGCGAGCGCAAGGCGCGGCGCGCGCTGTCCTGCGCGCGGATCTCGGTCTGGTCCGCGCCGCTGCCGCTGCTCGACGCCGTGCGCGTGGCCGCCGGCACCGGCCAGGCCGGCGGCGGCGGCGAGCTGGCCGCCTATCGCGCCGAGCTGGCCGCCCAGATGGCGGCGGCCGCCTGCGTGGAAGCCGGCCTCGCCTCGGCGCCGCTGCCGCCCGGCAGCGCCGACGCGCATCGCGAGCTGGTGCGCGACATCCTTGCCTTCCTCGACGCGACGCTCGACCAGCCGGTCGGGCTCGACCGCATCGCCTACGAGTTCGGGCTGTCGCGCCGCACGCTCACGCGCATCTTCCGCGACACGACCGGCGAATCGGTGGTCGACTACCAGTCGCGCCGACGCGTCGAGCAGGCGCGGGCGCTGCTGCGCGCGCCCAACATGACGGTGGTGGCCGCGGCCGCCGCGGTCGGGCTGGAGTCGCCCTCCTACCTGGCCCGGCTGTTCCGGAAACACGGCTACGCGCCGCCGCGCCGCATCAAGGGTTGA